The window ATATGGCGCTATTGATTCACTCAGAACATCCTTTAGCCGATAAATCTTCGATTCCTTTTCGATCCTTGAAGCAAATGAATTCGGTCATGTTTCGTAAAGAAAACAAATCATTAATTGATATGTATTGTTTCTCTTGTGGGTTTACCTTGAAGTCGATAATAGAAACGTCCTCCACTTCAGCATTGATTCATTGGGTTCGTCATGGACTTGGAGCAGCTCTTATACCAACATCTTTGCTCGAAAGTCTAAGGGACGATTCTTTGCGTATTGTAAGATTAGAAGGCCATGTTCCTTGTTGGGATATATCTCTTGTATATCTTAAATCCGTTACTATGAGGTCTACTGCACGTATATTCATTAAAGAGATGAATTCATATGTCCAAGCGGTGAAATGCGTTTAACGAAGATGTGGCGGCTAAAACGAGGCAGCTGAGCGATTATACGGACGTCCGTCTGCAGTCTCCGCAAGAGATCGGTTTGATGCTGGGCGTTTCTGAGTACACTCGGAAGTATTTAGGCGAATATTTGACCAACTATGAGAAGCTCAAAGTTTCCAGTTTCGTCAACGGCATTAATGGGATAGCTTCTAGCCAGAGCCATGCGATCGCTGTCACCAAATATACGGATAATTATGTCATCTTGAATAATCGGACCGGGAACCTGGATTTTTTCCGATCGGAATTTTTCATGACGGAAGAGCTGCTGAATACGATCATCTCCCGCTTTAACGAAGATCGCAGCGAGCTGGTTTAGGTACATACCGTAAAGGATTTCGATCAAAAGAATCTGTATATCATTCCGCTGCACGCATATTCATTCAAGAGATGAATTCATATGTAAGTACAGGACGATCATATTAAACAGTACGATCTATTGGGAAAAGGAGGTAAATCTTTCGTGTTCAGGCAACTAGAATGTTACGTTCAAATTTGCAAAGAAGGAAGCTTTACTAAGGCTGCAGAAGTTTTAATGATCTCTCAATCTAATTTAAGTCAACAGATTCGATTTTTAGAGAGAGAAGTTGGAACTCCATTGTTCGCGAGAGTTGGTAGAGGGGTAAAGATTACAGCTGCTGGTGAAATACTTTACGAAAAAGCTCTTTTCATGATGAGGCTCATTGAAGAATCGAAGAAAGAAACTTACGAGTTACGCAATGCTCGAACAAATAATCTTTTAATAGGCATCTCGCCTATGGCCTTTTTTTGTTTAATACCCCGTTTTTTGGAATTCCATGAACAGTATCCTGATATCACATTAAATTTTACCAGTGCAGAGGATACATCACAGCAATTATTGAATAGTAGTATCGATATTGGCATTACCGACAAACATGAACCAAACAAAGAAATTCATATGATGCACCTATATAAAGAAGAACAAGCATTGGTCGTTTATGCGGATCACCCATGGGCAGATCGAACCGTTATTTCTTTTCACGAGCTAGAAGATTTAGAATCTGCCTTATTTGTTAATGATATAAGTTTAATCGAGCAACTTCATAAATTAAGCCATAAGATCGCCAAATCTTTGCAATCAAAGTTTAAGTCAACTTCCACGGAAATTCTTCTTTTTATGGTACTGCATAAGATGGGGGTAGCTATTTTACCTGCTTATTTAATTGAAAGCAGCCTTTTTGGTCAGCAATTAAAAATGATCCGACTCGTAGATCCAACGCCTGTTCGTGAGATCAAGCTTATTTTTAAAAAGCATCATTACAATAATCCTTCGGTTCAAACATGTATCGATTTCTTTTTAGAACAATCGAAAAAGTAAGCAGACTATGGCCATCGCAAATAGGGCAATTATGAAGCTTAAACGCTTCTTTCTTCGATTTACCCTTCAACCCATATTGAAAAAAAGACTAACTACTAGCTGTCGATGATCATCGACTGGTCGGGTGGCCAATCGCTGGTGCTGTTCGGGCAGCTGGAGCAGCTGGACCTACCTTTACGATCCTGCCGCACGTACGAGGAGCTGCATCAGGCAGCTCTCGATACGTTGGCAGCGCTGGAACACTGGTTCTCCCAAGAGCGCGTGAAGTCGAACAACAGCCTGGCCGAGAATATGCTCTCCTTTATTCATGATAATAATAACAAGGACATCAGCCTGTTCAGCTTAGGCTTGTTCGTCCGCCACTCCGACCTGTTATCGAGCGAATATCAGCAGCGTATGGCAAGACGAGTTGAATGGGTAAATCGCGTTGGCGGTTAATTGAACTAACGTTCTCCGTCGTATTATGAGGTCAACCGGTTTTTACTGGTTGACCATTTTTGTCTTGGTCGTGTATTTCTTAGTAGCCAGGGCCGATCGGATGTTCACCTGAGTCTGTGACCCGTCGTTAAAACTATTAAGTCTCGCATAATAAGCAATGTTGCGGAACTATATGGAAGGCTTAGAGGTTTCGGCTAGTCAATAGGTTTTTATTAGAATTGATCATCTCAAACACAGAATCATTTTGACGTTCGAACATGTTACCGATCAACAACAAAAAACCCCGTAAATAAATACGGGGCTGTTATTTTCACTTTACATCGGAAAAGCTTTCTTCATAAACACATACGCGGCTACGTCCCTGCTGCTTCAGTGGCAAGCCCGGTCCCCCTGCGTTATATCCGTAGGTATAACCGTGAATGCCTCACCGCCCTACCTAGTCATGCGATGCAATGTACGCGATATTCTAGCAAATTCAAATTTATTCTAAACATAGCACCCACTCGTAATTAGAGAATGGTTAACCGGAGCATAACCTGCTTCGAGACATTACTGCTTGTGTAACCAACGAGCGTCCCTCTTCACGAAACAACCCCTACATCGTTTATCGACAGAAGTCTTGTTTTGTGTCTCGATATCGGAAGAGGAGCGGGACTCGATCGCGATTAGGGCCAGCGCGGTCGCGGTGACGCTCAGTGCGGCGTTGTAGATAACCCTAGTGCAGGTCTTGAGCATGGAAAGCGGCAAGAACGGGCGGCACCCACTTGAGGCACCGCTCGGTGGCTAGGTTGAGATCAGATTCGGTTTTCCCAAGCGGCGAGCTGATGGTCCTTCAGCATGTCCTCGACCACCTGGGGGACGACGTTTCGGAACTTGCCTTCGTCGGCGGGGACGATGTCGATCATGCGATCGATCATCTCCTGCGCATCCATCTTGCCTTCAGGCGTGGCGAAGAAATCGTCGAAACCTTTGCGCAGATCGGCGCGCTTTGTGAAGTTGACCTGGTCGTCGAGCCAGCGGAACGGATTGTCTGCCATCGTCTCGTTATAACCCGTGTAATAGGCGCCCGGATTGATGGTCTGGACCTTGATCCCATACTGGGTCAGCTCTTGTTGCATGGCTTCGGCGAATGCCTCCAGCGCATGCTTGGTCGAAACATAGGTGCCCCAGTTGGCGGGGGTGAACAGGCCGCCCATGGACGAAGTGAAGACGACCTTGCCACGCTTGCCCTCGCGCACCCATTTCTGGACAACGCCCTGGGTGAGGGTCAGTGGCAGGAAGACGTTGACCTCGTAATTCTTGCGGACGAGATCGACGGGGATTTCCCAGACCGGGCCGGCTTCGCCCGTGCCCGCATTGTTCCAGAGTACGTCGAAGTCCCAGGACTGCGCCTGCTTGATATCATAAGGGTCGGTCAGGTCGAGCCGCTCGACGCGCAGGTTGGTAAGGCCGAGGGCTGTGGCTTCCTCGCGCAGAGGGGTCACCTGCGAGGATACGTGGACGGTGGCGATGATGTTGTGGCCATTCTTGGCCATGCCGATGGCCGCTGCCTTGCCGAAGCCCGAGCCAGCGCCGGTGATGAGGATGGTTTTAGTGGTCATGATATATACATTCCTTTCACATTCAGATGGGTTGATGGTTGTGCTTGGGTTGGTGGCACCCACTTGAGGCGCCCGTTCGGTGGCTAGGTTGAGATCAGATCCGGTTTTCCCAGGCGGCGAGCTGATGGTCCTTCAGCATGTCCTCGACCACCTGGGGGACGACGTTTCGGAACTTACCTTCGTCGGCGGGGACGATTTCGATCATGCGATCGATCATCTCCTGCGCATCCATCTTGCCTTCAGGCGTGGCGAAGAAATCGTCGAAACCTTTGCGCAGATCGGCGCGCTTTGTGAAGTTGACCTGGTCGTCGAGCCAGCGGAACGGATTGTCCGCCATCGTCTCGTTATAACCCGTGTAATAGGCGCCCGGATTGATGGTCTGGACCTTGATCCCATACTGGGTCAGCTCTTGTTGCATGGCTTCGGCGAATGCCTCCAGCGCATGCTTGGTCGAAACATAGGTGCCCCAGTTGGCGGGGGTGAACAGGCCGCCCATGGACGAAGTGAAGACGACCTTGCCACGCTTGCCCTCGCGAACCCATTTCTGGACAACACCCTGGGTGAGGGTCAGTGGCAGGAAGACGTTGACCTCGTAATTCTTGCGGACGAGATCGACGGGGATTTCCCAGACCGGGCCGGCTTCGCCCATGCCCGCATTGTTCCAGAGTACGTCGAAGTCCCAGGACTGCGCCTGTTTGATATCATAAGGGTCGGTCAGGTCGAGCCGCTCGACGCGCAGGTTGGTAAGGCCGAGTGCTGCGGCTTCCTCGCGCAGCGGGGTCACCTGCGAGGATACGTGGACGGTGGCGATGATGTTGTGGCCATTCTTGGCCATGCCGATGGCTGCTGCCTTGCCGAAGCCCGAGCCAGCGCCGGTGATGAGGATGGTTTTAGTGGTCATGATATATACATTCCTTTCACATTCAGATGGGTTGATGGTTTGCTTGGGTTAGTGTTCAGTTGCCGAGCGCCGCTGCCGCGGCTTGGGCGATGTCGAGGTCCTGAGCTACTGCGCCACCGGATACGCCGACTGCGCCGATCAGGATGCCGCTGGTGTCTAGCAGGGGGAGACCTCCTGCGAAGACCACCAGACCGCCATTGGTCTGCTCCAGGCCGGGCGAGGTGCCGCCGGGTTTGGAAAATTCACCGATAGCCTCGGTGGGCATGCCGAACAGCGCGGCTGTCCGGGCCTTGCCGAGAGCGATGTCGATGGAGCCCAGAAGGGCACCGTCCATCCGGCCAAAGGCCTTCAGGTTCACGCCAGCGTCCAGGACTGCAATATTGACCGGAACGCCTATTTCTGTGGCCCGCGCCTCGCCGGCGGCGATGATCTTGCGGGCTTGATCTGCTGTAATCATCTGTATTCTCCTACCTTTTAGAGTTTTACGATGGCATTCAAAATAACTAGTTATGAAGCCTCTCGCATGTCTTATAATACTAATACCGAAATATATCGATCAATTCTATATTTTCTATACATTCAATCTGTTTAAGCTATAGGGCCGTTCGACTAAATAATATAAGTACTCCCTATATGTTGTTTGATACTTTGTTTACTAATAGAATTAGTTCAAGGTAGGAGGCATATTTATGTGGCCTATATTTTTTCATTATTACTGAGAATGAAATGTTCAAGTTAGGCTGAATCAATCTTTAGAGAATTCCGAGAATGGGAGGGGTTATCGTGAAAACATTGGTACTCGTCGCTCATCCTAATTTGGACATACTCGAGTGAATAAGGTTTGTTTGAGGAAGTAATAAAAGCCCGTTACGCTGAGCTCAAAGGCGTGGTGATGTCGATGGAGCAGCTTCTTCAGTACCCGATCTACTGTTCTCACGGAACAGCCGGGTCCGGATGCCATCACGGAATTGTTCGAAATCGAGGTCGGCAGCGTCGACCTGTTGATCTAATTCGCGCGCAAGGGCCTCGGCGTTTCGTACGTGACCCGGGAATTCAGCTCCACGCAACATGCCATCGTCCCAGGTAGGATTCATGATCATGGGCAACATGCCGCTCTCCACCACAGCGCATAAGTTTATGGAATTGGTCAAATAGCGATGAGTACGCTGAAAAGGCCCGCGATGCGCAAGGATAATTGCAGAGTTTTCAGCCAAAAGGAGATCTGTCTTGCCGTCAGACGTTTCAAAAGTTTTATTAAGTTTTTGCATAAGCAATTCCTATGGCTGTTATAGAGAAAGCCTTATTACTAGTAAGAATACTGACTTTTAGACTTATAATTTGGGATATAGCTTGTTAAAACAATTGAAAGGATTGAGGAGATGAGTAAGTGAGGTATGGTAAATTATAGAATTTCATCCCAGGGGAGGGCCGCTATGTAAGAACATGTAAATCCGCGACATAGAAGATGAGAGCCCACCAGGAAATGGTGGGCTCGTTGTTTAGGTATTATTTGGGGTCTGCTACTGTTACCGTCTGCATCTTTACCCGTGCTAAGCGTGGCAATGGATAGACTACACGACCATACGCCTGATTTACAACCTGTGCTGAACAGAGGTACACTGCAACAACGCCTGAAGCAAGCAGCGCCCATGCAGAAATTTGTTCAAAGCCTTTTGCCAGCACACCAAGATCAGTCAGTGCAATAAACGGAAGGGCAACATCCAGTAATATTACTATAACAGAGAGCAGGCTGAATGATTTAAAAAATGCAGGCGTCCACAGCAACAATATAATTGCCAACACCGACCATGCATAACCGTCAATCCGAGAATCCAAAGGTATACCTGCTGTTATCGCGTCGTATTTGAGCAACATTTCCAGGCCACCCACCAACATGAAGAACGCACTGAAAAATAGAAATGTATTTCCTCCAGTATCATTTTGTCTCTTTAAATCCAAGATGCCGACGATCAACTGTACTACAAAGCCGCCTAGCAGCCAACAGGCGATAAGAGGCAGCGCAGAAGATTCCACGCGACCGGTCAGCAAAGCGAAAA is drawn from Paenibacillus sp. V4I7 and contains these coding sequences:
- a CDS encoding LysR family transcriptional regulator, with protein sequence MFRQLECYVQICKEGSFTKAAEVLMISQSNLSQQIRFLEREVGTPLFARVGRGVKITAAGEILYEKALFMMRLIEESKKETYELRNARTNNLLIGISPMAFFCLIPRFLEFHEQYPDITLNFTSAEDTSQQLLNSSIDIGITDKHEPNKEIHMMHLYKEEQALVVYADHPWADRTVISFHELEDLESALFVNDISLIEQLHKLSHKIAKSLQSKFKSTSTEILLFMVLHKMGVAILPAYLIESSLFGQQLKMIRLVDPTPVREIKLIFKKHHYNNPSVQTCIDFFLEQSKK
- a CDS encoding SDR family oxidoreductase; the encoded protein is MTTKTILITGAGSGFGKAAAIGMAKNGHNIIATVHVSSQVTPLREEATALGLTNLRVERLDLTDPYDIKQAQSWDFDVLWNNAGTGEAGPVWEIPVDLVRKNYEVNVFLPLTLTQGVVQKWVREGKRGKVVFTSSMGGLFTPANWGTYVSTKHALEAFAEAMQQELTQYGIKVQTINPGAYYTGYNETMADNPFRWLDDQVNFTKRADLRKGFDDFFATPEGKMDAQEMIDRMIDIVPADEGKFRNVVPQVVEDMLKDHQLAAWENRI
- a CDS encoding SDR family oxidoreductase, which gives rise to MTTKTILITGAGSGFGKAAAIGMAKNGHNIIATVHVSSQVTPLREEAAALGLTNLRVERLDLTDPYDIKQAQSWDFDVLWNNAGMGEAGPVWEIPVDLVRKNYEVNVFLPLTLTQGVVQKWVREGKRGKVVFTSSMGGLFTPANWGTYVSTKHALEAFAEAMQQELTQYGIKVQTINPGAYYTGYNETMADNPFRWLDDQVNFTKRADLRKGFDDFFATPEGKMDAQEMIDRMIEIVPADEGKFRNVVPQVVEDMLKDHQLAAWENRI
- a CDS encoding heme-binding protein → MITADQARKIIAAGEARATEIGVPVNIAVLDAGVNLKAFGRMDGALLGSIDIALGKARTAALFGMPTEAIGEFSKPGGTSPGLEQTNGGLVVFAGGLPLLDTSGILIGAVGVSGGAVAQDLDIAQAAAAALGN
- a CDS encoding acetate uptake transporter family protein; the encoded protein is MLNNQTSKEWANPTPAGLVALAVACACFFALLTGRVESSALPLIACWLLGGFVVQLIVGILDLKRQNDTGGNTFLFFSAFFMLVGGLEMLLKYDAITAGIPLDSRIDGYAWSVLAIILLLWTPAFFKSFSLLSVIVILLDVALPFIALTDLGVLAKGFEQISAWALLASGVVAVYLCSAQVVNQAYGRVVYPLPRLARVKMQTVTVADPK